In Trifolium pratense cultivar HEN17-A07 linkage group LG7, ARS_RC_1.1, whole genome shotgun sequence, a genomic segment contains:
- the LOC123897077 gene encoding alpha-amylase 3, chloroplastic-like isoform X1 gives MSISTTVFSEPLFNFKRCHYHRLATISHSKLNQHTLSSSFLFSSHKYDSCSWILKPPHKFFSPKFETFATDTDTLESIQSSDVIFNQTHPINRIELVEGKIFVRLDQGNDLKNSELIVGCNLPGKWILHWGVSRADDIGSEWDQPPRDMIPAGSIPIKDYAIETPLKKSSSSEGDTFHEVRIGFKPSDEISAINFVLKDEETGAWYQHKGRDFKVPLVNYLKEDANLLGPKTGLSSSQAWNSEHFVFSILKSSLVKAIRDIGQISNVILKSESTVDKVQENSSESESPKKENSQVEGFNVELSLTKEVTVNNSISVSVRKCSETAKYLLDLETDIPGDVFLHWGASRDDLRIWEAPPAPHPPQTVSFKKTALRTQLKSRGSGEGSSVQVSLGEEFSGFLFVLKINQNTWLNNNGNDFYVPLPTPGSIIIGNIEDQSKVVKSEVTEETSEEESNSAFTNEIINEIRSLVTGISSVKRRKTKSKEAQETILQEIERLAAEAYSIFRTSVPTFSEEVIVESEVALESESPELPPKICSGTGTGYEIVCQGFNWESNKSGRWYMELKEKAEELSSLGFTVIWLPPPTDSVSPEGYMPRDLYNLNSRYGNIEELKDVVKTFHKFGIKVLGDAVLNHRCAQHQNQNGIWNIFGGRLNWDDRAVVADDPHFQGRGNKSSGDNFHAAPNIDHSQDFVRKDIKEWLCWLRDEIGYDGWRLDFVRGFWGGYVKDYMDATKPYFSVGEYWDSLSYTYGEMDHNQDAHRQRIVDWISAAGGSAGAFDVTTKGILHSALERCEYWRLSDQQGKPPGVLGWWPSRAVTFIENHDTGSTQGHWRFPRDKEMQGYAYTLTHPGTPSVFFDHIFSHYKKEIAALLSIRKRNGINCRSKVKIHKSERDVYAAIIDEKVAMKIGPGHFEPPSGSQNWSTAWEGRDYKIWEDAS, from the exons ATGAGCATCTCCACCACTGTTTTTTCTGAGCCACTCTTCAACTTCAAACGTTGTCACTACCACAGATTAGCTACCATTTCTCATTCCAAGCTAAATCAACACACTCTCTCTTCCTCTTTTTTATTCTCCAGTCATAAATATGATTCTTGTTCTTGGATATTGAAGCCACCCCATAAGTTTTTCTCTCCAAAGTTTGAAACTTTTGCTACAGATACAGATACCCTTGAGTCGATTCAGTCTTCTGATGTCATTTTCAATCAGACTCATCCTATCAACAGAATCGAACTG GTGGAGGGAAAGATCTTTGTAAGATTAGATCAGGGAAATGATTTGAAGAATTCAGAGCTTATAGTTGGTTGCaatctaccaggaaaatggatTCTTCATTGGGGAGTTTCCCGTGCGGATGATATTGGAAG TGAATGGGATCAACCTCCCCGTGATATGATACCTGCTGGATCTATTCCTATAAAG GACTATGCTATAGAGACACCTTTGAAGAAATCATCATCATCTGAAGGAGATACTTTTCATGAAGTCAGGATCGGTTTTAAACCAAGCGATGAAATTTCAGCAATTAATTTTGTTCTCAAG GACGAGGAAACTGGTGCTTGGTATCAACACAAAGGAAGAGACTTCAAAGTTCCTCTGGTCAACTATCTTAAGGAGGATGCTAATTTACTTGGACCTAAAACAGGCTTAAGTTCGTCGCAAG CTTGGAATAGTGAACATTTTGTCTTCTCAATTTTGAAAAGCTCATTAGTCAAGGCTATAA GGGACATAGGGCAGATATCTAACGTTATCCTGAAGTCGGAATCAACCGTCGACAAAGTTCAAGAAAACAGCAGTGAATCCGAAAGTccaaaaaaggaaaatagtCAAGTAGAAGGTTTCAATGTAGAACTATCTTTAACCAAGGAAGTTACTGTCAATAACTCTATCAGTGTCTCCGTTAGAAAATGCTCCGAAACAGCTAAATATCTTTTAGATTTAGAAACGGATATACCGGGAGATGTTTTCCTTCATTGGGGAGCTTCTAGAGATGATTTAAGAATTTGGGAAGCTCCACCTGCTCCTCATCCACCACAAACTGTATCGTTTAAAAAGACAGCTTTGAGAACTCAATTAAAG TCAAGAGGCAGTGGAGAGGGAAGTTCAGTACAAGTCTCTCTTGGAGAAGAATTTTCAggatttctttttgttcttaAGATAAATCAAAATACGTGGTTAAATAACAATGGAAATGATTTTTACGTCCCTCTCCCGACTCCCGGTAGCATAATTATTGGCAACATAGAGGATCAATCAAAAGTCGTGAAGAGTGAAGTGACTGAAGAGACAAGCGAAGAGGAATCTAACTCTGCATTTACGAATGAAATAATCAATGAAATAAGGAGTTTGGTTACAGGCATTTCGTCTgtgaagagaagaaaaacaaaatctaaAGAAGCACAAGAAACCATTCTTCAAGAAATTGAAAGGCTGGCTGCTGAAGCCTACAGTATTTTCAGAACTTCTGTTCCAACTTTCTCAGAGGAAGTTATTGTGGAATCCGAGGTTGCTTTGGAATCTGAATCACCTGAGTTGCCACCAAAAATATGCTCAGGAACTGGCACGGGGTATGAAATAGTATGCCAAGGGTTTAATTGGGAATCTAATAAATCTGGAAGATGGTACATGGAGCTTAAAGAGAAAGCAGAAGAACTATCGTCTCTTGGCTTCACTGTGATTTGGTTACCGCCACCTACAGATTCTGTTTCACCGGAAGGATACATGCCAAGggatttatataatttaaattccAG ATATGGTAACATTGAAGAACTGAAGGATGTGGTGAAAACATTTCATAAATTTGGAATCAAGGTGCTAGGAGATGCTGTTTTGAATCACCGTTGTGCCCAACATCAGAATCAGAATGGTATTTGGAACATATTTGGAGGTCGTCTCAACTGGGATGATCGAGCAGTTGTAGCCGATGATCCACATTTTCAG GGGCGGGGCAACAAGAGTAGTGGAGATAATTTCCATGCGGCTCCAAACATTGATCACTCACAGGACTTTGTGAGAAAGGATATCAAAGAATGGTTATGCTGGCTAAG GGATGAAATTGGATATGATGGGTGGAGGCTTGACTTTGTCAGAGGATTTTGGGGTGGTTATGTAAAGGACTACATGGATGCAACGAAACCTTACTTTTCCGTGGGAGAGTACTGGGATTCCCTCAGTTACACGTATGGTGAAATGGATCATAATCAAGATGCACACAGGCAGAGGATCGTTGACTGGATTAGTGCTGCCGGTGGTAGTGCTGGTGCATTTGATGTTACAACCAAAGGAATTCTTCACTCT GCATTGGAAAGATGTGAATATTGGCGCTTGTCAGATCAGCAGGGAAAACCCCCCGGCGTTCTTGGATGGTGGCCGTCTCGTGCTGTTACTTTTATAGAAAACCATGACACTGGTTCTACACAG GGTCACTGGAGATTTCCCCGCGATAAAGAAATGCAAGGATATGCTTACACTCTTACTCACCCAGGAACTCCGTCGGTGTTCTTTGACCACATTTTCTCTCACTATAAAAAGGAAATAGCAGCACTTCTCTCTATTAGGAAACGGAACGGCATCAACTGCAGAAGCAAA GTTAAAATTCACAAGTCAGAAAGGGATGTTTATGCCGCTATCATAGACGAAAAAGTTGCTATGAAAATCGGTCCTGGTCATTTTGAACCACCTAGTGGTTCACAAAACTGGTCAACAGCTTGGGAAGGAAGAGACTATAAGATTTGGGAGGATGCatcataa
- the LOC123897077 gene encoding alpha-amylase 3, chloroplastic-like isoform X2: MSISTTVFSEPLFNFKRCHYHRLATISHSKLNQHTLSSSFLFSSHKYDSCSWILKPPHKFFSPKFETFATDTDTLESIQSSDVIFNQTHPINRIELVEGKIFVRLDQGNDLKNSELIVGCNLPGKWILHWGVSRADDIGSEWDQPPRDMIPAGSIPIKDYAIETPLKKSSSSEGDTFHEVRIGFKPSDEISAINFVLKDEETGAWYQHKGRDFKVPLVNYLKEDANLLGPKTGLSSSQGDIGQISNVILKSESTVDKVQENSSESESPKKENSQVEGFNVELSLTKEVTVNNSISVSVRKCSETAKYLLDLETDIPGDVFLHWGASRDDLRIWEAPPAPHPPQTVSFKKTALRTQLKSRGSGEGSSVQVSLGEEFSGFLFVLKINQNTWLNNNGNDFYVPLPTPGSIIIGNIEDQSKVVKSEVTEETSEEESNSAFTNEIINEIRSLVTGISSVKRRKTKSKEAQETILQEIERLAAEAYSIFRTSVPTFSEEVIVESEVALESESPELPPKICSGTGTGYEIVCQGFNWESNKSGRWYMELKEKAEELSSLGFTVIWLPPPTDSVSPEGYMPRDLYNLNSRYGNIEELKDVVKTFHKFGIKVLGDAVLNHRCAQHQNQNGIWNIFGGRLNWDDRAVVADDPHFQGRGNKSSGDNFHAAPNIDHSQDFVRKDIKEWLCWLRDEIGYDGWRLDFVRGFWGGYVKDYMDATKPYFSVGEYWDSLSYTYGEMDHNQDAHRQRIVDWISAAGGSAGAFDVTTKGILHSALERCEYWRLSDQQGKPPGVLGWWPSRAVTFIENHDTGSTQGHWRFPRDKEMQGYAYTLTHPGTPSVFFDHIFSHYKKEIAALLSIRKRNGINCRSKVKIHKSERDVYAAIIDEKVAMKIGPGHFEPPSGSQNWSTAWEGRDYKIWEDAS, translated from the exons ATGAGCATCTCCACCACTGTTTTTTCTGAGCCACTCTTCAACTTCAAACGTTGTCACTACCACAGATTAGCTACCATTTCTCATTCCAAGCTAAATCAACACACTCTCTCTTCCTCTTTTTTATTCTCCAGTCATAAATATGATTCTTGTTCTTGGATATTGAAGCCACCCCATAAGTTTTTCTCTCCAAAGTTTGAAACTTTTGCTACAGATACAGATACCCTTGAGTCGATTCAGTCTTCTGATGTCATTTTCAATCAGACTCATCCTATCAACAGAATCGAACTG GTGGAGGGAAAGATCTTTGTAAGATTAGATCAGGGAAATGATTTGAAGAATTCAGAGCTTATAGTTGGTTGCaatctaccaggaaaatggatTCTTCATTGGGGAGTTTCCCGTGCGGATGATATTGGAAG TGAATGGGATCAACCTCCCCGTGATATGATACCTGCTGGATCTATTCCTATAAAG GACTATGCTATAGAGACACCTTTGAAGAAATCATCATCATCTGAAGGAGATACTTTTCATGAAGTCAGGATCGGTTTTAAACCAAGCGATGAAATTTCAGCAATTAATTTTGTTCTCAAG GACGAGGAAACTGGTGCTTGGTATCAACACAAAGGAAGAGACTTCAAAGTTCCTCTGGTCAACTATCTTAAGGAGGATGCTAATTTACTTGGACCTAAAACAGGCTTAAGTTCGTCGCAAG GGGACATAGGGCAGATATCTAACGTTATCCTGAAGTCGGAATCAACCGTCGACAAAGTTCAAGAAAACAGCAGTGAATCCGAAAGTccaaaaaaggaaaatagtCAAGTAGAAGGTTTCAATGTAGAACTATCTTTAACCAAGGAAGTTACTGTCAATAACTCTATCAGTGTCTCCGTTAGAAAATGCTCCGAAACAGCTAAATATCTTTTAGATTTAGAAACGGATATACCGGGAGATGTTTTCCTTCATTGGGGAGCTTCTAGAGATGATTTAAGAATTTGGGAAGCTCCACCTGCTCCTCATCCACCACAAACTGTATCGTTTAAAAAGACAGCTTTGAGAACTCAATTAAAG TCAAGAGGCAGTGGAGAGGGAAGTTCAGTACAAGTCTCTCTTGGAGAAGAATTTTCAggatttctttttgttcttaAGATAAATCAAAATACGTGGTTAAATAACAATGGAAATGATTTTTACGTCCCTCTCCCGACTCCCGGTAGCATAATTATTGGCAACATAGAGGATCAATCAAAAGTCGTGAAGAGTGAAGTGACTGAAGAGACAAGCGAAGAGGAATCTAACTCTGCATTTACGAATGAAATAATCAATGAAATAAGGAGTTTGGTTACAGGCATTTCGTCTgtgaagagaagaaaaacaaaatctaaAGAAGCACAAGAAACCATTCTTCAAGAAATTGAAAGGCTGGCTGCTGAAGCCTACAGTATTTTCAGAACTTCTGTTCCAACTTTCTCAGAGGAAGTTATTGTGGAATCCGAGGTTGCTTTGGAATCTGAATCACCTGAGTTGCCACCAAAAATATGCTCAGGAACTGGCACGGGGTATGAAATAGTATGCCAAGGGTTTAATTGGGAATCTAATAAATCTGGAAGATGGTACATGGAGCTTAAAGAGAAAGCAGAAGAACTATCGTCTCTTGGCTTCACTGTGATTTGGTTACCGCCACCTACAGATTCTGTTTCACCGGAAGGATACATGCCAAGggatttatataatttaaattccAG ATATGGTAACATTGAAGAACTGAAGGATGTGGTGAAAACATTTCATAAATTTGGAATCAAGGTGCTAGGAGATGCTGTTTTGAATCACCGTTGTGCCCAACATCAGAATCAGAATGGTATTTGGAACATATTTGGAGGTCGTCTCAACTGGGATGATCGAGCAGTTGTAGCCGATGATCCACATTTTCAG GGGCGGGGCAACAAGAGTAGTGGAGATAATTTCCATGCGGCTCCAAACATTGATCACTCACAGGACTTTGTGAGAAAGGATATCAAAGAATGGTTATGCTGGCTAAG GGATGAAATTGGATATGATGGGTGGAGGCTTGACTTTGTCAGAGGATTTTGGGGTGGTTATGTAAAGGACTACATGGATGCAACGAAACCTTACTTTTCCGTGGGAGAGTACTGGGATTCCCTCAGTTACACGTATGGTGAAATGGATCATAATCAAGATGCACACAGGCAGAGGATCGTTGACTGGATTAGTGCTGCCGGTGGTAGTGCTGGTGCATTTGATGTTACAACCAAAGGAATTCTTCACTCT GCATTGGAAAGATGTGAATATTGGCGCTTGTCAGATCAGCAGGGAAAACCCCCCGGCGTTCTTGGATGGTGGCCGTCTCGTGCTGTTACTTTTATAGAAAACCATGACACTGGTTCTACACAG GGTCACTGGAGATTTCCCCGCGATAAAGAAATGCAAGGATATGCTTACACTCTTACTCACCCAGGAACTCCGTCGGTGTTCTTTGACCACATTTTCTCTCACTATAAAAAGGAAATAGCAGCACTTCTCTCTATTAGGAAACGGAACGGCATCAACTGCAGAAGCAAA GTTAAAATTCACAAGTCAGAAAGGGATGTTTATGCCGCTATCATAGACGAAAAAGTTGCTATGAAAATCGGTCCTGGTCATTTTGAACCACCTAGTGGTTCACAAAACTGGTCAACAGCTTGGGAAGGAAGAGACTATAAGATTTGGGAGGATGCatcataa